Within Candidatus Goldiibacteriota bacterium HGW-Goldbacteria-1, the genomic segment GTAATCACGCGCTAACGCGCGCACCACAACAGGGGTTGGAGCCATTTCCGGCAATCGCCCTTTTAGGGCGCCGGGATAAATCTGCGCGGGATATACCGCGGGAGGCCCGTTTTTGAACCGCTATAGGTTCAGGAGGAAGGCGTAAGTCTATGAAAAAGGGGAAGGTAAAAGTCAGTACGCAGCGGTGCAAAGGATGCAATCTTTGTATCGCGGAGTGCAAGAAAGGTGTTTTAAAACCGGGCAAAATAATTAATAAGCTTGGTTATACCGTAGTGGAATTTGAAGACTGCGGCAAGTGTACGGGGTGCATGCTTTGCGCCATAGTATGCCCGGACGCCGCCATTGAAGTATTTCTGGAGGCGGATAAATGAGCGGAAAAATTTTGATGAAAGGCAACATTGCAATAGCGGAAGGCGCGATGGACGCGGGTTGTAAGTTTTACGCCGGCTATCCTATAACGCCGCAGAACGAGATTCCCGAATACATGTCAAAACGAATGCCGGAAGCCGGCGGTGTTTTTATGCAGGCGGAAAGCGAATTAATCTCCATCAATCTGGTGCTTGGAGCGTCAGCAGCAGGCGCCCGCGCGATGACAACTTCGTCTTCGCCGGGCATGTCGCTTATGCAGGAAGGCATTTCTTACATGGCGGGATGCGAACTGCCCGCGGTGCTTGTAAATGTAATGCGCGGCGGGCCGGGGCTTGGCAATATAGCGCCGTCGCAGAGTGATTATTTTCAGGCGGTAAAACCGGGGCACGGTGATTTTAGAATGATAACGCTTGCGCCTTCAAACATACAGGAAATGTACGACTTTACTTTTGAATCATTTGACCTGGCGGATAAATACAGAAATCCGGTCATGATTTTAACGGACGGGCTTTTAGGCCAGATGATGGAAACCATAGAACTTAAAAGCGGCAGGAAACCATTGAATCCAAGGCCTGCTTCTGAATGGGCGCTGACAGGAGCCAAGGGCAGAGAGCCAAGAAAGATTCTTTCGCTTTTAATGAAGCCCGGCGAACTTGAAGCGCACAATTACGAATTATGGAAAAAATATGACGCCATGAAAAAGGCGGAAGTAAGATATGAACTGACAGGCGCGGAAAACGGATATGACTGCCTGGTAGTGGCTTTTGGAAGCGTGGCAAGGACTTCAAAGGGTTTAATAAAAGAAAGCGGCAATCTTAAAGCGGCGCTGTTTCGGCCCATATCGCTTTGGCCTTTTCCATACGCCGAATTAAAGGAAGCCGCAAAGAAAGCAAAAAAAGTTTTTGTCTTTGAAATGAATATGGGACAGATGGTGGAAGACGTAAGGCTTGCGGTGCAGGATGATTCCAAAGTGGAATTTTTCGGACGGCCGGGAGGCGGGCTTCCCAGTCAGGAAGAGCTGCTGGCTTTCATGAAAGGGAAGGTGAAGTGATATGGAGAAAAAAATATATGGTTTTCCGGAATCGCTTAAACCCGTATCCACTTCCTACTGCCCGGGATGTTCACACAGCACGGTGCATAAGCTGATAGCGGAAGTAATAGATGAATTAAATGTAAGGGAAAAGACAATAGGCGTGGCGCCGGTTGGCTGCGCGGTTTTTGCTTATGACTTTTTTAATTTTGATGTGACAGAAGCGCCGCATGGCAGAAATCAGGCTGTGTCTGCCGCAATTAAAAGGGTGCAGCCGGACAGCGTTGTCTTTTCTTATCAGGGAGACGGCGACCTGGCATCAATAGGAATGGCGGAAACAATACATACCGCGAACCGCGGCGAAAATATAACTGTGATATTCATCAACAACACGAATTACGGAATGACA encodes:
- a CDS encoding tungsten formylmethanofuran dehydrogenase, producing the protein MKKGKVKVSTQRCKGCNLCIAECKKGVLKPGKIINKLGYTVVEFEDCGKCTGCMLCAIVCPDAAIEVFLEADK
- a CDS encoding 3-methyl-2-oxobutanoate dehydrogenase subunit VorB (catalyzes the coenzyme A-dependent oxidation of 3-methyl-2-oxobutanoate coupled to the reduction of ferredoxin producing S-(2-methylpropanoyl)-CoA); translation: MSGKILMKGNIAIAEGAMDAGCKFYAGYPITPQNEIPEYMSKRMPEAGGVFMQAESELISINLVLGASAAGARAMTTSSSPGMSLMQEGISYMAGCELPAVLVNVMRGGPGLGNIAPSQSDYFQAVKPGHGDFRMITLAPSNIQEMYDFTFESFDLADKYRNPVMILTDGLLGQMMETIELKSGRKPLNPRPASEWALTGAKGREPRKILSLLMKPGELEAHNYELWKKYDAMKKAEVRYELTGAENGYDCLVVAFGSVARTSKGLIKESGNLKAALFRPISLWPFPYAELKEAAKKAKKVFVFEMNMGQMVEDVRLAVQDDSKVEFFGRPGGGLPSQEELLAFMKGKVK
- a CDS encoding 2-oxoglutarate oxidoreductase, whose protein sequence is MEKKIYGFPESLKPVSTSYCPGCSHSTVHKLIAEVIDELNVREKTIGVAPVGCAVFAYDFFNFDVTEAPHGRNQAVSAAIKRVQPDSVVFSYQGDGDLASIGMAETIHTANRGENITVIFINNTNYGMTGGQMAPTSLLGQVTTTSPKGRDAEHYGHPIKMLELLAPLEGVKYLERVKVTNAVSAIKAKKAIKKAFENQINNVGFSMIEVLGCCPANWKMDPVEANCWVDEKMAEFYPLGVVKDAG